cctcgttttaaagatgaggtaacagcatcattattaaaatgtggcttgagcccgtgagccctgcgtgggacaacctgatcaccttgtaaccccggccagcgcttagtatagtgcttcgcacctcggaagcgcttaacaaagaccatcagcatcattattaaaatgtggCTTGAGCcctgagccctgcatgggacaacctgatcaccttgtatccccggccagcgcttagtatagtgcttcgcacctcggaagcgcttaacaaacatcatcatcatcatcattattcaaatggggactgagcctgggagccccaagtgtgtCCAGCCCcacttgcttggatccaccccagcgcttagtacagtgtccggcgccTAGTAGGCGCCTAATAAAGGCcccgatgaggaggaggaggaggaggaggatttcgcCATCCAACGTCCGTCGCCcctccgggggccggggtgggtgggACCTACTCTCTGCCGGGATGACGCTGCCCTTGTCCCCGGCGAGGTCGGGGTCGGGGGTCCCGGCGGGGTCGGGGGTCCGGGCGGGCTGGACGCCCCGCAGCAGCCCCGACCCCAGCAGCAGGACCAGGGCGCCCAGGCAGGCGGAGCGGGGGCCGACCACCGCCATCCGGGCACCCACCCGCACCGCCCGGGGAGC
The Ornithorhynchus anatinus isolate Pmale09 chromosome 4, mOrnAna1.pri.v4, whole genome shotgun sequence genome window above contains:
- the C4H4orf48 gene encoding neuropeptide-like protein C4orf48 homolog; this translates as MAVVGPRSACLGALVLLLGSGLLRGVQPARTPDPAGTPDPDLAGDKGSVIPAESRPCVDCHAFEFMQRALQDLKKTAYNLDSRTETLLLHTEERALCDCFPAMH